Proteins from one Cellulosilyticum lentocellum DSM 5427 genomic window:
- a CDS encoding Fe-only nitrogenase accessory AnfO family protein, producing MSNKIAVLLNEEKQLASFVDATLIYIYEKACDWQVTQMIETKDLAYKRENDIKNFTLALIEKLKCCKVIVGTLILGVPYYLLIRAGYELCEAPTFSMLLLEQIYEDYYKIPEETSKKQTMELEGEGNNHLMSTEHISRSPIPLDESDNYFIDMIAVQKAYPEMSSKKILLPFFSNAIFRSLKVNCSHVMPWLENYLEQNSLIMSISRGQGIYTLSITHKVCSS from the coding sequence ATGAGTAATAAGATAGCGGTATTATTAAATGAGGAAAAACAACTAGCTAGTTTTGTAGATGCTACATTAATCTATATTTATGAAAAAGCATGTGATTGGCAAGTAACACAAATGATAGAAACAAAAGATTTAGCATACAAAAGAGAAAATGACATAAAGAACTTTACCTTAGCGCTTATAGAAAAATTAAAGTGCTGCAAAGTCATAGTAGGCACACTTATTCTTGGTGTGCCTTATTATTTATTAATCAGAGCAGGATATGAATTATGTGAGGCACCTACATTTTCAATGCTACTTTTAGAACAAATCTACGAAGATTATTACAAAATACCAGAGGAAACAAGCAAAAAACAAACAATGGAATTAGAAGGGGAAGGGAATAATCATTTGATGTCAACAGAGCATATAAGTAGGTCTCCCATACCATTAGATGAGTCAGATAACTACTTTATTGATATGATAGCCGTACAAAAGGCTTATCCGGAAATGAGTTCTAAGAAAATACTTCTTCCTTTTTTTAGCAATGCTATATTTCGTAGTCTAAAAGTTAATTGCAGTCATGTTATGCCTTGGTTAGAAAATTATTTAGAGCAGAATAGTTTAATAATGAGTATCAGTAGGGGGCAAGGAATCTATACACTTAGTATCACTCACAAAGTATGTTCTAGCTAA